GAGAGGGGACCGGATAGAGTGGATGTTTGAGGATGAAAACAATGTCTCAAAGAGAAACAATAGCTGGAGATCCCCAATGAACCTAAAACCCCTCCTGGTTTCACACGAGGCCATGGCTAATGGAGACAGCATTGTTTGGCAAGGAATTGCTGCAATAAACCCCCAGATATTTTCTTTGTTGGTATCCAGCTGGACATCAtgaacagaaaacctgactacaTCATGCAAGTGTGTTGTGTTTTTACCTTCCAGGGGAGATTAGTTTCCATTCGATTACAAGTTAATTAACAATAAATGTAGTTTATTGTTATTGCAGTTGTTTCCAATTTGCCAAACATTACATACTAGCAAaaccatttctttattttaaaatgagatttttaccCTTTTATGAAATCTATAATTCTAAACTATTTTGGAGAGCTACACAACAAATTAATTTAGTACACTAAACACTAAAGAATCTGACCATGACTGAATAGAAATCCACTCACAAAGTGACTATCCAGAAAAAGTGATTAGCAAACAACAAAGGACAGAATACAAAAGAAATTCTGTTCTATAACAATTTCCAATTTCTGCGAAATTAACTTCTATCTAAGTGGTTAAAAAGGAAGAATGTTTTCAGGAGCAAGTACGTTGGATCAAAGATCAATGcacaagaaaacaaattgcCTCAGAGTGTGGTAACATTGTTTAATGGAATAATTTTACAGCTAGCAAGCCATATTGTGAAAGAAATGTGATTTGAAAAGATGAACTTGATAAAACTGCCTTTCAGGTTGCCTCACTGGCACTCAATCTTAGGTGACTGAACCAAATCACATGTCCAAAGAATTACAAGCTCTCCATCTTTGGCATCTCTAAGGCAGATCTAGCTGCTATCTACAATGTCATGTGGGAGAAAAATGGAACTcaacacatatacacacatacatataaaaGCTAAAGCCAGCCTCTCACTCATAACATGCTACATTAGGCTGGGAACTAAAACAGCACCTAGGCCTGGCTGAGATTAAGGCCCCAGTGTGTCAACTGCTGCATAAATAAACAGCTCCACTGACTTCCAACAAAGGATGGAAAACAAATATTAGGGCTCTGACTCACACACAGATGGCAAATGACTGGAGTGATGCACGTTTGAGTCAGCTCTTACCTGCTTCAGCTCCACTGAGCTCGTGGCTGCAGAATTATCATCACCAATAGCCTGAGCATggtccagcccagctgaggcACCACATACAGAACCCCCTTGCCCCCACACACCTCCCTGAGAAGGCTGTAAATACAGGCAACAGGCACAGACCTGAATGCAAGTCTCAAATTTCCTCTGTTTTAGAAGTAGGGAGCCGGTTCACAGAGACACCCATGGTTTTCTCGAGGACATGTAGGCATAACTAGAAAGTTCCATCCTATTGGCAGAGTCAGCAAATCTTTTGAAGAAGCCCATCCAATAGATAGGGAAACCAAAACTCAGCAGTCTGAAGGGGTCTGCCACGCCACAGGAACACCAAGTTTTACACTGGATATAATGATTTTGTGGCTTGCCACCTTTTGTAGCTAATACAGGCCCCTGCTGAGAGACCCAGCAAACAAGTGAGCTGTGCTCAAGTGAGACAACAGCTCTCAATCCCCTGTAGGCAGCCAGAAAAATTAACTCCCTCTGGAACTGCAGTGGCCATTTATTAGCTCAGGAATATAAAGGAGAGACAAGTAAAGTAAACTAATTAGGTTTCATGGGGGCTTTTTGGATCTGGGTTCTGAGTTACGAAATAGATTGGGAATGGCTGTTTATTGTCAAGCCTCCAAAACGAGATTGAGGGCAAAGGAGAAACAAGGATGTTGCTGTTATTTACGTTGCTTGAGCACTGGCCATTGGAAACGCGTTTCTCATTGAGTGATTAACAGTTATCCAGCACaaagagcaaataaaaaccTCGTCTAATTCGGTCCCATTCTCTCTGCTCTTACTGCATTAAATCACGTGCAACTGGCTGATTTATTTACTGTTGCTTCTTAGTATCATTACTCTGCTGTGATGCCATGTTTCAAAATCAAGAATAATTAAGAAAACATAAGAGATTTTTAACTAAAGTTCTTTGCTCTTGAAAATCGATAACTTTAGGTTTCATTTAGCTCCCTGTGGACAGATTCACATCCCTGCACAGATGAAGTTACCAAAATCAATACAGCTttgcaggggcacagggggtcaGTCTGTGCAGAGCTCCTCTGACTTCATGAGCAAAGCACTCACTGCTGGGTCCAAGCTTCCATCTGCATTGGGGTTTAAAAAGGTTTCTCAGCTCCAGAATACACTGTGAAAGCCCTTGATTATGCCATTATGATGCATAATTCCCTGGCATGCCAAGAATCTAGTCCCAAATTGATACAAAGACAAGTCTGCTGAGGATGAGTGGGTATTCTGGGGTTTTATTGTGAAAACTCAGGGTTACATGCACTGAACTGCTGGTATGGAGTTTGCTTGCCCTTGCTACCGATAGCCATTAAAATGCCTTGCAGATTAAATGCAATCACCCTCACCATTCCCTAATGAAAGACTATCACAGCCTCACTCCTGCTGTTATGTGAGGCCAGTGGGGTTTGTGTTGGCTCAGTGCTGCTCCCCACGCTCAGTGAGCTGGGGCAGGACACTCCTCCAGGCTTGGACTGGTGAATTCCCACCACAGAACAACCCCCACTCCCAGCTGGGGTGTTTTGGTGTTGCTTTATTGCCCATAACAGCTGGCAAAAAGTTATTTGGAAGGGTCTAAAAGACTTCAGCTTTCCTAAAGACAGAGCATTTTAGGGCCTGAGCAGGCCCTGGGATCAGTATCACTGCTCAGATGCCTACAGGCTTAATTCCCTCGATGACCCCAGGCTCTGTACACAGCCATGGCAATGGAGATGGACAAATGTAATTCAAAGCACAGAGCACTGTAAAGATCcatcaataaataaaaaatgagctcaaaagcaaatctctttttattctgctttggtTAAAGAATGGCAGCAGGTTTGGATAACTAGTCACGGTGTCAGCTTCCTTCACACTCACTTAACAGGACATCATTTCACTTAGATCGAGGGGACAGTGTTACATGCTCAGACAGCACAGCGATGAATGTGGTATAAATACCTGGGGAGACAGATTAGTTTGCTATTTCTGCTCACAGCCTTCTCCTAGGAGCACAGAAATGCCATCTCAGCATGCTTTTTGGAGGATTAGAAAACGTAATAAACACAAGGATAAAAATATGCCATGGGAGTTACAGCTAATTTCTTGCTCTAATTTGCAGCAATTTACACATAATCATTTGAAAATACTGCAGAGTGCCAGCAGCCAAGTGTCTGCTGCAATGGTGCAAatcagaaaaatgagaaatgcagTTAGGGCTGAAGAACCCTCCAGAAGGGTCATTGGGGATATTCAGTTCTCAAGCTCTTCCTTGCAGCTGAGTAATGAAGGAGATTTTATTCTACCACATGGAGCCCAGGTTCTTAGGCTGTAGGTGGATGGAATGACCTTCATAACAATGGATTTGAGACTTCAGAAACGTCCTGCCAAACAGCAATGTAGTCTGTGTCTTTTTCTTGTAcatgaagggtttttttaaatttttattaaaaaaggaGGCTGCAAGCAGTAGGCACCAGCACCACAACATTTTCACGCAAACACACATTTGAAAAGGTAATAAAACTGTAGTAAAATTACTGAATTAGGGttcagaaatgtgttttaatatCAATATTTATTGTGAACACATGAAAATTACTGAAATCCCATTACACTTTCATTTCCTAATCATAATTTCCATCCAAAGATCTGGATTGATTATACATGAGGAAAATATCTATACACTctacatttgtatttttgtctattttataactttaaatatttcaaaacaatttGAAAGGGGAATAAAACCAAATGTGCCCCCAGACCAGAACCCTGCATGTAAAACAAACTAAAGATGAGTTATGAACCTCCATGAAGAGGAATTTATAGTAGAAATACCAGTGTTGCTGCAGCCTTCTTTTATAGGATCATCAAAAGAGGGGATATGGAAAAAGGGGGGGTAAAATGATTTAGTAAGAGAATACACTCTCTTCTAAAGGAAAGATATTTAATCTGTGGATCACAAACACTTGACCCAGGGCAAAGGTTACCAGCAGTACCATAAGAAGATGCAGCCTTGATTTAAATAATGGGGAAGTGCAGGAGCAGATGCAGGGCTGATTTAAAAGATGGAGAAGCACAGAGGCAAGCACGCTCCTGGGAGGGCTGATGTAGAGGACTGCAAAGCTCCAAGGCACCCAGGTAGCTTGTAATTGGTAAAGTGAGCTTGAATTTTaaagtgatttattttaaaaacacgAGATACATAAGCTTCTcttggaaaatcaaacagcaaaGAATTTAAAAGCATGCCTATCTTTAAACTATTAACAGCTTTAATGAAtagttgctttttctttttttttttccaaagacacCTGAAGAAACTGGGCACATATATCTTATCCATGCTCAATGGAAACTCTTTACCTAAATCTTGCTCATATTTTGGAGTTGTCATCAAGTGGGACTCTCTGGATGCTAAGCAAGGCTCAGGTATGTCACTGAAATGCTGTCTCACCGCATTTTGAGTATCACCAGTGTCCATAATAGGTTTGGGTGTTGAATGCCTGTCTCTCCTGGCAGCATTATGTTGCTGAAAAACACAGATCTGAACTAAAGCTGCAGATCAATCACAAATGACTGCACACATGTTCATCTGCCCCAGGAGAATGAACCAACACTCAAGACCACCCTTGACTTGTGACACTCTTGACTCGTGGTGCCAGGGACATGCAAAGTTTTTGTTATCATTTTGAGGCATGAGTTCTTGGCTTCTTATTTCATGAATACTCAAAAGcagatttataattttttcccctctgggaGCAAGTGTTTTCAGCCATGAAGCTGACTCCAGTGTTTCTGCTGGCATCTGCAGGAACTTGCTAAGCTTCTACCAAGACTTGTTCATGCTCCATTGTCTGGGAAGCTTAGGGACCTTTACATTTCTGTGGCTCACTGCTGACAAGGATGACTATGTGTTCAAATTCTCCTAATCCGAGATAAACATTTGGAAGGGCTTAGGAGAATGTAGAGCATGTGTTTGCACACATGCACATGATGACACATGACACATGCACAGTGAAGAAGTATGTTTGGCTGCTCCTTGACTTATGGTGATGACAGAACCAGGGATTCAGAAGAAAACAGCCTCTGACTTGGGATGAGTTACCAGGGGAAGTGACGAGGCAGCAGCTGAATCCTGAGTAACATAGGCAAACTGGCCATTCCTACAGGCCCCTTGGATTTCTGGAATGCTGCAGAGGAGTCATAAGGGGAGTAGAATGACCACCTTCTCATGTTTGAGCAATGGAGAACCATGGTGCACCTCCATTTTACCCAtcccctcagcctttcctttgtGGTATTttgggagcaggagagagctTGTGCCAAATTGTGCAGCCCTCAGTCATTCTAGATGGCaccacagctcagcagtgagCTAGAGAATTTACTTGCTTAAGTTTATACTGGAGACCACTTTAGCTTTCCAACTAGCCCAGAATGCCTCAGTTGGCCTGGAGGATGCAAAACCAGCTGCATCCTCCCATCCTTGCTGGAGCTTGCCTTCAAGAGCATGTCTGACACACAGAATGCAAGCTGGGTCAAAGTCTCTCAGTTGCCACAGAATTTGAGATCCAGGATCCTGATATTTTGTCTTCATCCTAGAAACGTTAGGAGATGGtcttaaatgttttaaagttaACTGCTCCCAAAATTAATGGAGATGACCTTTCCATGCTTTGGACAGGAGGCTTTGTTGCTTCTTGGCTGGCATAATTCATGGAATCAGAGAATctgaatggtctgggttggaaagaGCCTTAAAGATCACTAAGTCCCAACCTCCCTGATGTTGGCAAGAGCACATTctactagaccaggctgctcagagccccatccaacctggccttgaacacttccaaagATGGAGCAGCCTGGACAACTCAGTCCAGcacctcaccatcctcacagtaaagattttttcctaagATTTTTTCTATCTAATCTACACCTACCCTCTTTCCATtcaaagccattccccttgtcctgtcatgcCCTGTAAATGGTGTCCCTCCACTTTTCCTGCAGGCACCCCTCAGGCTCTGCAAGGCTGGAATTAGGTCAGCCTGAaaccttcccttttccaggctgagcaatcccgattatcccagcctttccccacAGGAAAAACTATGCATCCATTTAATCAACTTAGTGGCCTACTCTGGACCTGATCCAACACGTCCAtgtcctccctgggctggggaccccagagatggacacagcactgcagcgggGTCCCGAGAGGGAGAATCCTTCCATCACTGCTTctttggctgcagcccagggcttcGGGAAGCACAACATCACTCATTAACATGGCTCACGAGCCGGCTGCATCCCAGTCCCGCGGGGCTCGGGTGTTGGCTGCAGGGAGAAGCCAAAGCCGGGATGCGCGGAGCGCTCCCCCGGCGCTGCAGCGCGGCCGGCTGCGGCTAGATGGCAGCACTGCACTGGGCGAGCTGCAGCCAACCTGCCCGGGGCTCTACCCCTGCAGGACAGCTGCAAAGATACAAGGCAACCGAGATGTTCCTTCGCAATAAAATGCAATACCAcgcccagaaaaaaaaaacaaaccaaaaaaccaaaaaaaaaccaaaaaaaaaaacaaaaaaaagccccaccccccccaaaaaaaaccacgccaaaaaaacccaaaacaaaaaaaaaaaaaacaaaaaacccaaaaaaccaaaatcccccaaaaaatcaacaaaaaaaaaaaaaaacaaccaaaccaaaacaaaaaaaaccccaaaacaaaaaaaccaccaaaaccccaaccaaaccaaaccaaaaaaacccaaaaaaacccccaaaataagcaaacaaaaaaacccaagccaaaccaaaaaaaaccgaaaaaacccctccaaaataaacaaaaaaaaccccaaaccaaacctaaacaaaacaaaaaaaaacccaagaaaacaaacaaaaaacccccaaaacaagaaaaaaaaaacaaaaaaatcccccaaaaaacccaaaacccaacccaaaccaaacaaaaaaaaaaagaaacaaaaaaacttaaaagaaccccaaaacaaaacaaaaacccaaaccaaccaaccaaccaaacaaacaaacaagaaaaagcaaacaaacaaaaaaaaaaaccaaaaaaccccaccccagtGTGGACCTCAAAAAGAGACgaaaaggagggggggaaaaaaaatcttcaattgTTTTGTTAAGGCTTTGGACTGTTCttccagccaaaaaaaaaaaaaaaaatcacagttccCACAATGACCTGGAACTCTGGCAAGGCAGATGCAGCACGGATAGCTCAGCAAAGCTTTTGTTATTTGGCTTGGTTTTGTCTCGAATGTGATGAGATAACATCATCTCTCACAAGTCAGTTTTATGAGGATCTGTCAGCTCAGTCCCCATCTGTTCTGGAAAAATAAGACTTTTCAGGTTAGAGTAGGATGTGGATTCAAATCCACAGGGCACAGATTTAAATCAAAGTATCTGAAGCCCCTTCCAGCTGCCAAGTAGTGAGGGAAGGGTTTGCATTTGAACTTCCCTGTCAAGCTGGTTTATGTTTCAAGCCTTTTATTGACAATTAACACTTAAAGTATATCcagcaaagaggaaaacaaggaaaaagcaCTGTGGTGTATGAGAATGCAGTCTATGCAGCACTGGGGAGACAGAGCAGGTAGAAAAGTAGAGTTTCATTAATTCACAGGTATTCACTTACAgctacaaaatgaaaataaagtccGCTAGAAGCAAGCAAGACATTGCCTGATGTAGAAAATGAGAATGAAAGCATAAAAGTGGCATGATGCAAGAGATCCCAAAGCTGATTTCTTAGAGTGTTCAGAGTTGACCACTATCAACTTGTGTGTATAAATCCACAAACTGTCACTGCTACTGAACATCCAACACTTGGAACTGCACCCTGCACTGCACGCTATTGAAAACTTTGAAGGAGGGTGACCTGGGGCATTTTCAACAGCTCCATCCTGAGCTCTGGTCACCAGTGTCATAGCTGGCTGTTAGAGatctctgctcagagctgccacCCTATTCTTGGAGCTGAGCTTTGCCTCAGAGCCCTTTAAGAAATCAAGAGACTGTAAGTAGCAGCATTTGCACTGAAATTGCCAAGGTGTTACATTGATTTCTTTCAATAATGGTGACATTCATTGTCTTATTTCATCACCCTCCTCAGAATCCTAAATGCTCCACTAATGAAGAAACAGCTGCATCTGCTTGTGCTCTGCCACTGTCAGTGacgaagaaaacaaaactggtcTCCTTAGGTATTGTTCACTGTCCTCATATTCAACTATTATATTCTCAGAGAATACCAAAAACTTTTCAGTAATCAATTACTAAGAAATTCAGGAGTGATCTATAATTTCACAGACTGTGCCATATAGGCAGAGGATTCTTGTGATGTCTGCTCTAGCACCTCTCTCAGCCCTGTTTACAGCAAGCATCTGACAGGAGGGGAGCTGGCTGGGTGAGCAATGACTTCCCTCTGCACCAGAAATTCCTGTCCAGTTGGAAAGAGTTAGAGACTGttacatcctttttttttttttttcccatttgcatTCCTCATAAAATGATAGCACTATGCTGAAATCACTGAACATAACAAAGGCAAAGTCAGCCTGACAGCTCTGCCAAAGCAACAGCTGCAGGTACTGGATAGGAAACACCTCTGAACTTTCAAAATGAGCTTAGGTAAGAACATGAGTGTATGAAAGAGGGGAGATCCAGCTTCCCACACCCAGCTCATTCCCAGTCCTGGCATCACATCCTTCCCTGGGGGTAACATCTAACACTGGAGTTTTCCAGCTTGCACTGCCCTCTGAAACACATTCTCTCCCAAAAGTGAACATAACACCAAGCCCCCTCTCTCTTTGCTTCCAAGAGAAAGTGAGGGAAATAATCCTGAAGTGCtggatgctgtgctgtgctggctcaAAATTTCAAGCCCTGCTATGATGGAAGATGACTGTGTCACTCTTGGCCAGACACACCACATACAGAAATAACCTCAGCAGGAAGTGGAAACTACCCTGGTCTAGTCAATGGGTTTCTGCGAAAAGTGTGatgtcagagcagcagcacatgcaTTTTGGGGGGCTGGCTAGCAGTGTGTGACACCAGAATTGTTTCACAGTCCAGACAGGCTTTCCCCAGTGCAGTTAGGTGCCAGTGCTATCCTGACATCTgagactgcagctctgctcctcttccatAAGTCTGAGCATCAGGGAGTGCCCAGGACTGGAAACAGACTCACAGCCACGCCTGGGACAAAGGAAAGCTGTTGGTGtggggtgctggcagtgccttttgctttcagaggaagaagagcAGTGAAAGAAAGGTGGGTAAGAAGTAGAGGGATAAAGAAAGATAGAGAAAGAGAGGGGTCTCCAGACATCAAACTGCTTGCTGCTCTTTGAAGCCTTTGCAATGGGGTGAAATTCCCCATGGACACATCCTGGCCCTTTAGCAAGATCAGATTACCTCAGGACAAGATGTTTGTAAGGAAAAAGCTGGCTAGATACCCCTGCCTCTTCTCCCaaaaataacagcttgacagaaAATTTGAATCTAAGAGCAGTTGTAGGTATCATGATACTTCTTTTTTACCTGtcctgaaagattcaggtggtGTCACACATCACTGGCCCCGTATTCTCCATCCCATGTTCTGACATGCTGCCTGCATTAGCATTGTCTCTCATACTTATAACATCTAATACAGCAGAGCTCCCCATGGGGGAAAGAAATCTTTGAAGCTTCCCATTCAAATCTTCAAAGAAGGATCTTGAAGAGCACTCAGAGAGAGTGTGGGAAAGTCCAGAACAGGGATAATGTTATAAAGCTGACTTTCCCCTTGTACCATTTTCCCCTTGTACCACACCATAATTGTACCACTGTTGTGCTCCCACTTTTTGCACTTCTGTAAAACTCCCTGAGTGCTGAAGAAAGTTTATCCATTCTTCCATCCAGTTGGGAATGCCTACTAGTTTCTTCACAATATTGTGACCAGAAAGAACCCATAAATCTGCAATACAGATTGCAGCCTTAACCCTGGCAGTTAAGGAGGAGGTTGGACTGGGGGTGCTGAGTGTCTGCATCTCCAGCAGCATGCACTTCTGGGCATGTTTTTTCAAGCCAAATGCCAAACCTTTGCTAGCACACACCATTCTTGGAATTTTGCAAGCCAAATGCCAAACCTTTGCTAGTGGTATGTAGCAAAAGTCCCTAGAAAATGCCAAGTTATGCTACTGAGAATGTGGTAAAATCTGGTCGATTTTAGTTGTGGAATCACAGCATTTGGAGAAATAAATCACTCAAGACATAAAAGGAgatactttttctttcatttcctctaTGACATATTCCCCAACGCAGCCATTAAGTCACTACCTTTTACAGGAAATTCTGTGGTAAAACCAGAAAGATTCCATCGAACCAGACGAAAGAAAAGCGTGTGCATGTCCCGTGGCTGCTCACTGCCGAGCCTGACTGCGAGCAGtgagctgctctctgcattcTGGATTGAATGGAAACTGCTGAGTTCTACTACGTTTATTACTTAGCTCAGGACTACCTGCAGTATGTGCTCCAGGAATCACACCTCGGACCAGCCCAGACCAGGGTTGCTCATGTCTTGAGGACCATAGCATCCTCTCTGCAAGACCAAACCGAGGAGGCTCTCAGGCCACTCCTGGACAGGATTGACATCACCTCTGTAGCTGTTGCCAAGAGAATTTTCAATGGAGTCATGGATGAAAAGTTTGCTGATGGAAATACTAACTGGGGAAGAATTATGACCATATTTACATTTGGAGGTCTTCTCACCAAGAAGCTTCAAGAGCATGGGGTTCAGCTGActgcagaggagaaggagcagatcTCTTATTTCATCACAGAGTACATCATAAACAACAAAGCTGAATGGATTGATGCAAATGGTGGCTGGGTGAGTTTCTCATTTTCCACCAAAGTCTGCATTAGGAGATTTCATTAATTATTGCTATAGACACTGTCAAAGCCATTTTATTCAGGGTTTCATTTATTGATTTAATATTTGGTGTCTGGAATGTCTCATTTAGACTTACAGTGAgagctttgcttctgctttaaACAGAACAGCCATAAAAGACaacttcctttttaaaaggCACTTGCCAGTTTTGAATGACAGGACCATGCTATAATTCAGGTTGAGAATGACCTTAGAAAATCATTTGGTCCAGTCTCCCGCTCAAAGCAGGTTAAACCACACATACCCTGAAATTTCCATTATTAAATCTAAAATTAAGTGGCATCCTAAGGTCAGCACAGCAATTTTGCTTTCGTAGAGAAGCTGGTCCAAAAATACTTAAGTTCAAGGTAAGGAAAGAATACACAGGTGTGATCCTCACAAATGAAGTCAGCACTTGTGCTGTGGATTTCAACAAAGCCATTATTTAATCCCCCAAATCAGTTTTACTTACAACAAATGTACTGGTAAGTACAACTGGCATTAAATCTTTTCTGTTTGGACTGAGATAATCCTAGAACTTCCATCTATGAATGGTCAATGCTGAGAAAAATACTTGTTACTAAGTGGACTGTTTTGCCAAGCTGCTGAAATTCCCATTCTGCCagtgaaggaaagggaaatatCCTTTTGCTCTGCAAAATTTCTTCACACCCATACTTCTTTTTGCAGTAGGGGGAATCTGAGAATCAATGACACCAGTGTCAGTAATTTCCTTGgtacttttttcctttacttatATGTACGTGCTACTTTTTCCTTCCACCCCCTCTCATCCCACTTCTCTCATATTTCCtactactttttttccccctgatttattttctagtgtcttgcttttcctttttttttttttttttctttctgcttgttttAATCCTTCTCTATCTAtagcatcaaaaaaaaaaaaggtgatagTGACTCTTGGCCCCCTGATGCATTGGATTTATTATAAAGGCTTATCTTTCCATCTCTTTCAAATAGAGtcaattttatttcagagaagTATCAACTCCTGGCAACATTCTGTCATAATAGGTGGCACATCATAGGAGAATAAGGAAGCTTAAAGGAAGATATTTCTGGGTGTATTACTACATCAGAAACACAGTATTTGTACCTTCCTGGAAGATGTGGGCTTAGCTGATAGAGttcatgtttgttttctatttaCACAAGGAGGGCGTAGCCTTGACTTGGAGATGAAACAAACATTCAGCAAAGTGCAGCTATTTTAAGttactatttttaaagatcTATTCATCTTTTGGAGGTAGAGCTCTGAAAGCTGTCCCTCACTGcacagtgctgcagcactgTTAATCTGACACAGGGAGTGGTGTGATTTACCTACATGCTGTTTTTAAGCTGTCCCTAactgtgtgtggtttttttccacaggaaaatgGCTTCCTAACAAAGTTTGAAAGAAGATCACTACTGTCCTTCTCCAAAATTACAGCCCTGTTCATAGCTGTTGTTTCCTTGTTCAGAGAGTACTACTGAAGTAAAAGGATCTGCCATTCCTGTGTAATCTAGATATTGCCACAAACTTCACTTCTCAGCCTTCCTCCAAGCAATATCAACAAGAGAATAATTTCCTTccataatttgtttttaatttatttgtatttattttgacTAAATACAATGTTTAACATGCTATCCTAATTACCAAATCTGAAGATGAGATCCTT
The sequence above is a segment of the Molothrus aeneus isolate 106 chromosome 13, BPBGC_Maene_1.0, whole genome shotgun sequence genome. Coding sequences within it:
- the BCL2A1 gene encoding bcl-2-related protein A1 gives rise to the protein METAEFYYVYYLAQDYLQYVLQESHLGPAQTRVAHVLRTIASSLQDQTEEALRPLLDRIDITSVAVAKRIFNGVMDEKFADGNTNWGRIMTIFTFGGLLTKKLQEHGVQLTAEEKEQISYFITEYIINNKAEWIDANGGWENGFLTKFERRSLLSFSKITALFIAVVSLFREYY